In Streptomyces hawaiiensis, one genomic interval encodes:
- a CDS encoding DNA gyrase/topoisomerase IV subunit B has translation MTAETSVPSTALLAGADRDGSNYTARHLLVLEGLEAVRKRPGMYIGSTDSRGLVHCVWEIIDNSVDEALGGYCDHIEVILQDDGSVEVRDNGRGIPIDVEPKTGLSGVEVVMTKLHAGGKFGGGSYAASGGLHGVGASVVNALSARLDVEVDRSGHTHAISFRRGVPGAFAGNGAEAKFEAKSGLRKTKKIPKTRTGTRVRYWADRQIFLKDAKLNLETLHQRARQTAFLVPGLTIVVRDEYGLGEGGSKGEESFRFDGGISEFCEYLANDKPVCDVLRFSGQGIFKETVPVLDDHGQMTPTEVTRELGVDVALRWGTGYDTTLRSFVNIIATPKGGTHVAGFEQAVAKTMNEVLRTKKLLRVAEDDIVKDDALEGLTAVVTVRLAEPQFEGQTKEVLGTSAARRIVNNVVTKELKAFLTSTKRDAAQQARVVLEKAVAAARTRIAARQHKDAQRRKTALESSSLPAKLADCRSDDVDRSELFIVEGDSALGTAKLARNSEFQALLPIRGKILNVQKSSVTDMLKNAECGAIIQVIGAGSGRTFDIDTARYGKIIMMTDADVDGSHIRTLLLTLFHRYMRPMVEAGRVFAAVPPLHRIEIVQPKKGQDKYVYTYSDRELRDTLMEFQSKGIRYKDSIQRYKGLGEMDADQLAETTMDPRHRTLRRINLSDLEAAEQVFDLLMGNDVAPRKEFISNSAATLDRSRIDA, from the coding sequence GTGACCGCCGAGACGTCCGTGCCGTCCACAGCTCTGCTGGCAGGAGCAGACCGGGACGGGTCCAACTACACCGCGCGGCACCTGCTCGTCCTCGAGGGGCTCGAGGCCGTGCGCAAACGCCCGGGTATGTACATCGGGTCGACCGACAGCCGTGGCTTGGTGCACTGCGTCTGGGAGATCATCGACAACTCGGTCGACGAGGCCCTGGGCGGGTACTGCGACCACATCGAGGTGATCCTCCAGGACGACGGCTCGGTCGAGGTCCGGGACAACGGCCGGGGCATCCCGATCGACGTCGAGCCCAAGACCGGCCTCTCCGGTGTCGAGGTCGTCATGACCAAGCTGCACGCCGGCGGCAAGTTCGGGGGCGGCTCCTATGCCGCCTCCGGCGGCCTGCACGGCGTGGGCGCCTCCGTGGTGAACGCCCTGTCCGCCCGACTGGACGTCGAGGTGGACCGCAGCGGCCACACCCACGCGATCAGCTTCCGGCGCGGTGTCCCCGGCGCCTTCGCCGGGAACGGCGCGGAGGCCAAGTTCGAGGCCAAGAGCGGCCTGCGCAAAACCAAGAAGATCCCGAAGACCCGCACCGGCACGCGCGTGCGATACTGGGCCGACCGCCAGATCTTCCTCAAGGACGCCAAGCTCAACCTGGAGACGCTGCACCAGCGCGCCCGCCAGACCGCATTCCTGGTGCCCGGCCTGACCATCGTCGTGCGCGACGAGTACGGGCTCGGCGAGGGCGGCAGCAAGGGTGAGGAGTCCTTCCGCTTCGACGGCGGAATCAGCGAGTTCTGCGAGTACCTGGCGAACGACAAGCCGGTCTGCGACGTCCTCCGTTTCTCCGGGCAGGGCATCTTCAAGGAGACCGTCCCCGTCCTGGACGACCACGGCCAGATGACGCCCACCGAAGTCACCCGCGAGCTCGGCGTCGACGTCGCACTGCGCTGGGGGACGGGCTACGACACGACGCTTCGGTCGTTCGTCAACATCATCGCCACGCCCAAGGGCGGCACCCACGTCGCCGGCTTCGAGCAGGCCGTCGCCAAGACGATGAACGAGGTGCTGCGCACCAAGAAGCTCCTGCGCGTCGCCGAGGACGACATCGTCAAGGACGACGCCCTGGAGGGCCTGACCGCGGTCGTCACCGTGCGCCTCGCCGAGCCCCAGTTCGAAGGCCAGACCAAGGAGGTACTCGGGACCTCGGCGGCTCGCCGCATCGTGAACAACGTGGTCACGAAGGAACTCAAGGCGTTCCTGACGTCCACGAAGCGGGACGCCGCCCAGCAGGCCCGTGTCGTGCTGGAGAAGGCCGTCGCCGCGGCGCGTACGCGCATCGCCGCTCGGCAGCACAAGGACGCGCAGCGCCGCAAGACGGCCCTGGAGTCCTCCTCGCTGCCCGCCAAGCTGGCCGACTGCCGCAGCGACGACGTCGACCGCAGCGAGTTGTTCATCGTCGAGGGCGACTCCGCGCTCGGCACGGCGAAGCTCGCCCGGAACTCCGAATTCCAGGCGCTGCTGCCGATCCGCGGCAAGATCCTCAACGTTCAGAAGTCGTCTGTGACGGACATGCTGAAGAACGCCGAGTGCGGCGCGATCATCCAGGTCATAGGAGCCGGCTCGGGCCGGACCTTCGACATCGACACCGCCCGCTACGGCAAGATCATCATGATGACCGACGCCGATGTCGACGGTTCACACATCCGCACCCTGCTGCTGACGCTGTTCCACCGCTACATGCGGCCCATGGTCGAGGCCGGCCGGGTCTTCGCGGCGGTGCCGCCGCTGCACCGCATCGAGATCGTCCAGCCGAAGAAGGGGCAGGACAAGTACGTCTACACCTACTCGGACCGCGAACTGCGCGACACACTCATGGAGTTCCAGAGCAAGGGCATCCGCTACAAGGACTCCATCCAGCGCTACAAGGGCCTCGGCGAGATGGACGCCGACCAGCTGGCCGAGACGACGATGGACCCGCGCCACCGCACCCTGCGCCGGATCAACCTCTCCGACCTGGAGGCCGCCGAGCAGGTCTTCGACCTGCTGATGGGCAACGACGTGGCGCCGCGCAAGGAGTTCATCTCCAACTCCGCTGCGACGCTGGACCGGTCGCGGATCGACGCGTAG
- a CDS encoding DUF485 domain-containing protein has protein sequence MQPSKGRPRGGGAGQENRVGPLDGHDPVPAEEAGQLRYDDPWYDALASGWGESAADGAQGPPMVPSARTEDGTGAAAADVYLEVQRSAAFQEVRRRYRRFVVPAFAAFFAWYVGYVVAATTAPELMARPVAGAVNVAMVAGLGQFLSTFLLTWAYARHARLRRDRAALELRWDTQELTRGVSGGTS, from the coding sequence ATGCAGCCAAGCAAGGGCCGTCCCCGTGGCGGCGGGGCCGGCCAGGAGAACCGGGTCGGGCCTCTCGACGGTCATGACCCGGTCCCGGCCGAGGAGGCCGGACAGCTCAGGTACGACGATCCTTGGTACGACGCCCTCGCATCCGGCTGGGGCGAGTCGGCCGCCGACGGGGCTCAGGGCCCACCGATGGTCCCGTCGGCACGGACGGAGGACGGGACGGGGGCCGCGGCGGCCGACGTGTACCTGGAAGTGCAGCGCAGCGCGGCCTTTCAGGAGGTGAGGAGGCGATACCGGAGGTTCGTGGTGCCGGCGTTCGCCGCCTTCTTCGCCTGGTACGTGGGCTACGTCGTGGCTGCCACGACCGCGCCGGAGCTGATGGCGCGGCCCGTGGCGGGAGCGGTGAACGTCGCGATGGTGGCAGGTCTCGGGCAGTTCCTGTCCACGTTCCTGCTCACCTGGGCGTACGCACGGCACGCACGGCTGCGCAGGGACCGAGCCGCGCTCGAACTGCGGTGGGACACACAGGAACTGACGCGTGGCGTGAGCGGTGGTACGTCGTGA
- a CDS encoding DUF7455 domain-containing protein, translating into MTTVLTPASQLTAADRCDRCGAQAYLRVVLLSGGELLFCAHHGRKFEPELKKIAAEIQDETERLTSAPENASEEER; encoded by the coding sequence GTGACTACTGTTCTGACCCCTGCGAGCCAGTTGACGGCCGCTGATCGCTGCGACCGCTGCGGCGCCCAGGCGTACCTGCGCGTCGTCCTGCTCAGCGGCGGAGAGCTGCTCTTCTGCGCCCACCACGGGCGCAAGTTCGAGCCGGAACTCAAGAAGATCGCCGCTGAGATACAGGACGAGACGGAGCGGCTCACGTCCGCTCCCGAGAACGCCTCCGAAGAAGAGCGCTGA
- a CDS encoding response regulator: protein MIEVLVVDDDMRVARVNAAYVEKVPGFHVAGEAHSATEALHRLETLPRLDLVLLDHYLPDATGLAVVQEMRRRGDQTDVIMVTAARDVSTVQAAMRHGALQYLVKPFAFAGLRAKLEAYAELRRTLDGGGEAEQAEVDRIFGALSAPSEPDLPKGHSPTTAELVRQSLMHADGPLSAQEIAERTGVSRQTAQRYLKLLERTGRARLTLKYGDAGRPEHRYVWATRG, encoded by the coding sequence ATGATCGAGGTCCTGGTCGTGGACGACGACATGAGGGTCGCGCGGGTCAACGCCGCCTACGTCGAGAAGGTGCCGGGCTTCCATGTCGCCGGAGAGGCCCACAGCGCCACGGAGGCGCTGCACCGACTGGAGACGCTGCCCCGGCTGGACCTCGTGCTCCTGGACCACTACCTCCCGGACGCGACGGGGCTCGCGGTCGTCCAGGAGATGCGGCGGCGCGGTGACCAGACCGACGTGATCATGGTGACGGCGGCCCGGGACGTCTCCACCGTGCAGGCGGCGATGCGGCACGGCGCGCTGCAGTACCTGGTCAAACCGTTCGCCTTCGCCGGCCTGCGCGCCAAGCTGGAGGCCTACGCGGAGCTGCGCCGCACCCTGGACGGTGGCGGAGAGGCGGAACAGGCCGAGGTGGACCGCATCTTCGGGGCCCTGTCGGCGCCGTCCGAGCCCGACCTGCCCAAAGGGCACTCCCCCACCACCGCGGAGCTGGTCCGCCAGTCCCTGATGCACGCGGACGGGCCCCTGTCCGCCCAGGAGATCGCCGAGCGCACCGGGGTGAGCCGCCAGACCGCCCAGCGCTATCTGAAGCTCCTGGAGCGCACGGGACGGGCAAGACTGACCCTCAAGTACGGCGACGCGGGCCGCCCGGAACACCGTTACGTGTGGGCGACCCGCGGCTAG
- a CDS encoding RNA polymerase sigma factor, whose protein sequence is MSASTSRTLPPEIAESVSVMALIERGKAEGQIAGDDVRRAFEADQIPATQWKNVLRSLNQILEEEGVTLMVSAAEPKRTRKSVAAKSPAKRTATKTVAAKAVTTRKATATATPAAPAAEPAIEEEAPAKKAAAKKTTAKKAAAKKTVAKKTAAKKTSAKKDDAEVVEEEVLEEAAPGKAGEEPEGTPENAGFVLSDEDEDDAPAQQVAAAGATADPVKDYLKQIGKVPLLNAEQEVELAKRIEAGLFAEDKLANADKLAPKLKRELEIIAEDGRRAKNHLLEANLRLVVSLAKRYTGRGMLFLDLIQEGNLGLIRAVEKFDYTKGYKFSTYATWWIRQAITRAMADQARTIRIPVHMVEVINKLARVQRQMLQDLGREPTPEELAKELDMTPEKVIEVQKYGREPISLHTPLGEDGDSEFGDLIEDSEAVVPADAVSFTLLQEQLHSVLDTLSEREAGVVSMRFGLTDGQPKTLDEIGKVYGVTRERIRQIESKTMSKLRHPSRSQVLRDYLD, encoded by the coding sequence GTGTCGGCCAGCACATCCCGTACGCTCCCGCCGGAGATCGCCGAGTCCGTCTCTGTCATGGCGCTCATCGAGCGGGGAAAGGCTGAGGGGCAGATCGCCGGCGATGACGTGCGTCGGGCCTTCGAAGCTGACCAGATTCCGGCCACTCAGTGGAAGAACGTATTGCGCAGCCTCAACCAGATCCTCGAGGAAGAGGGTGTGACGCTGATGGTCAGTGCCGCAGAGCCCAAGCGCACCCGAAAGAGCGTCGCAGCGAAGAGTCCCGCCAAGCGCACCGCCACCAAGACGGTCGCGGCAAAGGCGGTGACCACCCGGAAGGCCACCGCCACCGCCACGCCGGCGGCGCCCGCCGCCGAGCCCGCCATCGAGGAGGAGGCGCCCGCCAAGAAGGCGGCTGCCAAGAAGACGACCGCCAAGAAGGCGGCCGCGAAGAAGACCGTCGCCAAGAAGACGGCGGCCAAGAAGACCAGCGCCAAGAAGGACGACGCCGAGGTCGTCGAGGAAGAGGTGCTCGAGGAGGCAGCCCCCGGCAAGGCCGGTGAGGAGCCCGAGGGCACTCCCGAGAACGCGGGCTTCGTGCTCTCCGACGAGGACGAGGACGACGCGCCCGCGCAGCAGGTCGCCGCCGCCGGTGCCACCGCCGACCCGGTCAAGGACTACCTCAAGCAGATCGGCAAGGTCCCCCTGCTCAACGCCGAGCAGGAGGTCGAGCTCGCCAAGCGCATCGAGGCCGGTCTGTTCGCCGAGGACAAGCTGGCCAACGCCGACAAGCTCGCCCCCAAGCTCAAGCGCGAGCTGGAGATCATCGCCGAGGACGGCCGCCGCGCCAAGAACCACCTCCTGGAGGCCAACCTCCGTCTGGTGGTCTCCCTGGCCAAGCGCTACACCGGCCGCGGCATGCTGTTCCTGGACCTCATCCAGGAGGGCAACCTCGGTCTGATCCGCGCGGTCGAGAAGTTCGACTACACCAAGGGCTACAAGTTCTCCACGTACGCCACCTGGTGGATCCGTCAGGCGATCACCCGCGCCATGGCCGACCAGGCCCGCACCATTCGTATCCCGGTGCACATGGTCGAGGTCATCAACAAGCTCGCGCGCGTGCAGCGCCAGATGCTCCAGGACCTGGGCCGCGAGCCCACCCCGGAGGAGCTGGCCAAGGAACTCGACATGACCCCCGAGAAGGTCATCGAGGTACAGAAGTACGGCCGCGAGCCCATCTCGCTGCACACGCCGCTGGGCGAGGACGGCGACAGCGAGTTCGGCGACCTCATCGAGGACTCCGAGGCAGTCGTCCCGGCCGACGCGGTCAGCTTCACGCTCCTGCAGGAGCAGCTGCACTCCGTCCTGGACACCCTGTCCGAGCGCGAGGCGGGCGTCGTCTCGATGCGCTTCGGCCTCACCGACGGTCAGCCGAAGACCCTCGACGAGATCGGCAAGGTCTACGGCGTCACGCGTGAGCGGATCCGCCAGATCGAGTCCAAGACCATGTCGAAGCTGCGCCACCCGTCCCGTTCGCAGGTGCTGCGCGACTACCTCGACTGA
- a CDS encoding sensor histidine kinase codes for MSPTPPARRLRLGLPRRVFSQVLLMQVAIAAGVAVLATGLFLAPLSNQLDDQAMRRALAIAQTTAQQPGLAAEVRDTPPSPNGPVQKEAERIRKATQAEYIVVMDWRGVRWSHTDPKQIGGIVSTDPGQALAGKEIMEIDSGTLGRSARGKVPLRDSDGTVVGAVSVGIAYDSVRARLIHAIPGLLAYAGGALAVGALAAWLISRRVHRQTRDLAFSDIAALLSEREAMLHGIREGVVALDRTGRIRLVNDEAQRLLGLRETVVGRTPDEALGAGRTADVLAGRVTGTDLLTVRGQRVLVANRMPTDDGGAVATLRDRTELEQLGRELDSTHGLIDALRAQDHEHANRMHTLLGLLELEMYDDAVEFVGEVVGDHRATAEQVTERIEDPLLAALLVGKATVAAERGVVLWVSDRTRLPDRLVDPQGLVTVVGNLVDNALDAVAGKPHARVEVELRAKGRTAILRVRDTGPGIPPQHRELIFTTGWSTKKPPAHRERGIGLSLVRRLAERQGGSATVGEAHGGGAEFTVVLPEALAEPDPQPAALTVPSAPQTVEEESR; via the coding sequence ATGAGCCCCACTCCCCCCGCACGCCGCCTGCGCCTCGGCCTGCCCCGGCGGGTGTTCTCGCAGGTCCTGCTGATGCAGGTGGCGATCGCCGCAGGAGTCGCGGTGCTCGCGACCGGATTGTTCCTCGCGCCCCTCAGCAACCAGCTGGACGACCAGGCGATGCGCCGCGCGCTCGCGATCGCGCAGACGACCGCGCAGCAGCCCGGGCTCGCGGCAGAGGTGAGGGACACGCCTCCATCGCCGAACGGTCCGGTGCAGAAAGAGGCGGAGCGGATCCGGAAGGCCACCCAGGCCGAGTACATCGTGGTGATGGACTGGCGGGGCGTGCGCTGGTCGCACACGGACCCGAAGCAGATCGGCGGCATCGTCTCGACCGACCCCGGCCAGGCCTTGGCCGGCAAGGAGATCATGGAGATCGACAGCGGCACCCTGGGCCGCTCCGCCCGGGGCAAGGTGCCGCTGCGCGACAGCGACGGCACCGTCGTCGGCGCCGTCTCGGTCGGCATCGCCTACGACAGCGTCCGTGCCCGCCTGATCCACGCGATCCCGGGGCTGCTCGCGTACGCCGGCGGTGCCCTGGCCGTGGGCGCGCTGGCCGCGTGGCTCATCTCCCGGCGGGTCCATCGGCAGACGAGGGACCTGGCCTTCTCGGACATCGCGGCGCTTCTGTCGGAACGCGAGGCGATGCTGCACGGCATCCGGGAGGGCGTCGTCGCCCTGGACCGCACCGGCCGCATCCGCCTCGTGAACGACGAAGCACAGCGCCTGCTGGGCCTGAGGGAAACGGTGGTAGGCCGTACGCCCGACGAGGCGCTCGGCGCGGGCCGTACGGCCGATGTTCTCGCCGGACGCGTCACCGGCACGGATCTGCTCACCGTGCGCGGCCAGCGGGTACTGGTCGCCAACCGTATGCCCACAGACGACGGCGGTGCCGTGGCCACCCTGCGCGACCGCACCGAGCTGGAGCAGCTGGGCCGCGAACTGGACTCCACCCACGGTCTGATCGACGCCCTGCGCGCCCAGGACCACGAGCACGCCAACCGGATGCACACGCTTCTGGGACTGCTCGAACTGGAGATGTACGACGACGCCGTCGAGTTCGTCGGCGAGGTGGTCGGCGATCACCGGGCCACCGCGGAACAGGTCACCGAGCGGATCGAGGACCCGCTGCTCGCCGCCCTCCTGGTCGGCAAGGCGACCGTCGCGGCCGAGCGGGGCGTCGTCCTGTGGGTGTCGGACCGGACCCGGCTGCCCGACCGGCTGGTCGACCCGCAGGGGCTCGTCACCGTCGTGGGGAACCTGGTGGACAACGCCCTCGACGCCGTCGCCGGCAAGCCGCACGCGCGCGTGGAGGTCGAACTGCGCGCCAAGGGGCGTACGGCGATCCTCAGGGTGCGCGACACCGGGCCGGGGATCCCGCCGCAGCACAGGGAGTTGATCTTCACGACGGGATGGTCTACGAAGAAGCCGCCGGCTCACCGCGAGCGGGGTATCGGACTTTCCCTGGTGCGCAGGCTGGCGGAGCGGCAGGGTGGCAGCGCGACCGTCGGCGAGGCGCACGGCGGGGGCGCGGAGTTCACCGTCGTCCTGCCCGAGGCGCTGGCCGAGCCGGATCCCCAACCGGCCGCACTGACCGTGCCGTCAGCTCCGCAGACCGTCGAGGAGGAGTCGAGATGA
- a CDS encoding S1 family serine peptidase, translating to MCRRLARALVLPLVLAAAVAALSMGSSAPAAADGVVIGGFPVEASQSPWTVALSSRDRFGGTRAGQFCGGVAVGRTTVLTAAHCLDEDVLGGPPERVRDLKVIAGRTDLLSGRGGQEVAVRRTWVNPAYDGVSNAGDFAVLTLAEPLHGDSVITMAAEGDPAYAAGGTATVYGWGDTSGAGEYPDSLRAAHVRVLPDALCEKVYPGGTDGTYDATSMLCAGEAEGGRDACQGDSGGPLVAQGRLIGLVSWGIGCGRAGNPGVYVRVSGIMRTLGWTRAPEGL from the coding sequence ATGTGTCGTCGACTGGCTCGAGCTCTCGTCCTGCCGCTGGTCCTGGCCGCCGCGGTAGCCGCCCTGTCAATGGGCTCCAGCGCCCCTGCGGCCGCCGACGGCGTGGTCATAGGCGGCTTTCCCGTCGAGGCCTCCCAGAGCCCGTGGACGGTGGCCCTGTCCAGTCGTGACCGGTTCGGGGGTACGCGCGCGGGTCAGTTCTGTGGCGGTGTGGCGGTCGGCCGCACCACCGTGCTCACCGCGGCCCACTGTCTGGACGAGGACGTCCTGGGCGGGCCGCCGGAGCGCGTACGGGACCTCAAGGTCATAGCCGGACGCACGGACCTGCTCTCGGGCCGCGGCGGCCAGGAGGTGGCCGTGCGCCGCACGTGGGTGAACCCGGCCTATGACGGTGTGAGCAATGCCGGGGATTTCGCCGTGCTCACTCTGGCCGAACCGCTCCACGGCGACTCGGTCATCACCATGGCGGCCGAGGGTGACCCCGCGTACGCGGCGGGTGGGACCGCGACGGTCTACGGATGGGGCGACACCTCGGGTGCCGGTGAGTACCCGGACAGTCTGCGGGCGGCGCACGTGCGTGTGCTCCCCGATGCGCTGTGCGAGAAGGTGTATCCGGGCGGTACGGACGGCACCTACGACGCCACGAGCATGCTGTGCGCGGGGGAGGCCGAGGGGGGCCGGGACGCCTGCCAGGGCGACAGCGGGGGGCCGCTGGTGGCCCAGGGGCGGTTGATCGGGCTCGTGTCCTGGGGGATCGGCTGTGGCCGGGCCGGTAACCCCGGGGTGTACGTGCGGGTGTCCGGCATCATGCGGACGCTCGGCTGGACACGGGCGCCAGAAGGCCTCTGA
- a CDS encoding sensor histidine kinase, whose amino-acid sequence MKENAWTRWPSREALSREGRSISRCVLAWSVRGLVLGMLLWGAFVDSHGLGWKTTAGVAGVLLAALLAREFFRTTLQHRLWPSLASFALLQGIVVAAHVSGFSVAALVMWCGCAVAALERLPPTAAFIAAGVAFGSYGSVLDADLLTALVNGVGLGLAGYTLRLDAEARGSAQRLLAQERAARAAEAETAALAERARAAREIHDVLAHSLSAQLVHLEAARLLIERGGEREQIHGRVVAAREMARGGLAETRQALSALRGELTPLEDFLSGLVGTVGGAEITITGERRALPAEASQAVRRAAQEALTNVRKHAPGAKVRIRLDYRPDEVTLDVRDSGGSPGELTGTGAGYGLLGMRERAELLGGSASHLMG is encoded by the coding sequence GTGAAGGAGAACGCCTGGACACGCTGGCCGTCCCGGGAAGCGCTCAGCCGAGAGGGACGCTCGATCTCCCGGTGCGTGCTGGCCTGGTCGGTGCGGGGCCTGGTCCTTGGCATGCTGTTGTGGGGCGCCTTCGTCGACAGCCATGGGCTCGGCTGGAAGACGACGGCCGGTGTCGCGGGCGTGCTTCTCGCCGCGCTTCTCGCCAGAGAGTTCTTCCGCACCACGCTCCAGCACCGGCTGTGGCCGTCGCTGGCGTCGTTCGCGCTGCTTCAGGGCATCGTCGTCGCGGCCCATGTGTCGGGGTTCTCGGTGGCGGCCCTGGTGATGTGGTGCGGGTGTGCTGTCGCGGCACTGGAGCGGCTGCCCCCGACAGCCGCCTTCATCGCAGCGGGTGTGGCCTTCGGTTCGTACGGGTCCGTCCTCGACGCCGACCTGCTGACGGCCCTCGTCAACGGAGTCGGCCTCGGCCTTGCCGGATACACCCTGCGCCTCGATGCCGAGGCCCGTGGCAGCGCCCAGCGGCTGCTCGCCCAGGAGCGGGCCGCGCGTGCGGCGGAGGCGGAGACGGCGGCGCTGGCAGAGCGGGCCCGCGCAGCGCGTGAGATCCACGACGTGCTGGCCCACAGCCTCTCGGCCCAGCTCGTGCACCTGGAGGCGGCCCGGCTGCTGATCGAGCGGGGAGGGGAACGGGAGCAGATCCACGGACGCGTGGTGGCAGCGCGGGAGATGGCGCGGGGCGGCCTCGCCGAGACCCGGCAGGCGCTCTCCGCCCTGCGCGGGGAGCTGACGCCGCTGGAGGATTTCCTGAGCGGGCTGGTGGGCACGGTAGGGGGCGCCGAGATCACCATCACGGGTGAACGGAGGGCGCTGCCCGCCGAGGCTTCCCAGGCCGTGCGCAGAGCGGCTCAGGAGGCTCTGACGAACGTCCGCAAGCATGCACCAGGCGCCAAGGTCCGCATCAGGCTCGACTACCGTCCGGACGAAGTGACCCTGGACGTGCGGGACTCTGGCGGCTCGCCGGGCGAACTGACCGGGACGGGTGCCGGGTACGGTCTGCTGGGCATGCGGGAGCGTGCCGAGCTGCTGGGCGGTTCCGCTAGTCACCTGATGGGGTGA
- a CDS encoding solute symporter family protein, translating into MTGEHQTLALLLFSAFVAVTLGITTWVGRNRRGSAEEFYAGGRLFSPMENGFAIAGDYMSAASFLGVTGLIALFGYDGLLYVVGFLVAWLVVLFLVAELVRNCGRFTLADVVAARMRERPVRIAAGTSSVTVSVLYLVAQMVGAGSLVALLLGGTSDAARAWTVIGVGALMVVYVSLGGMRATTWIQIVKAVLLLGGTIALTVLVLMRFHGDLNRLLLTAAERSGHGEAFLAPGLKYGGDWTARFDFISLGLALVLGTAGLPHILSRFYTVPTARAARRSVVWAVGLIGGFYLMTIVLGFGAAAVLGPEAVRGSNAAGNTAVPLLALDLGGGAGSTGGTVLFAIVAAVAFATILAVVAGITLASSASVAHDLYASVRRRGRRPRSEVAVARVAAVGVGVVAIALGLLARDLNVAFLVGLAFAVAASANLPVLLYSLFWRGFTTRGAVWAVYGGLAPAVVLVVLSPVVSGSPDSLFPGIDFQYFPLQNPGLVSIPLGFLAGWLGTLTSTEVPDEAKHAETEVRSLTGAGAA; encoded by the coding sequence GTGACGGGGGAACACCAGACGCTGGCGCTGCTGCTCTTCAGCGCGTTCGTCGCGGTCACGCTGGGGATCACCACATGGGTCGGCCGCAACCGGCGTGGCTCGGCGGAGGAGTTCTACGCGGGCGGGCGGCTCTTCTCACCCATGGAGAATGGTTTTGCCATCGCGGGTGACTACATGTCGGCCGCCTCCTTCCTGGGCGTCACCGGGCTCATCGCGCTGTTCGGCTACGACGGGCTGCTGTACGTCGTCGGGTTCCTCGTGGCGTGGCTGGTGGTGCTGTTCCTGGTCGCCGAACTGGTTCGCAACTGCGGCCGGTTCACGCTCGCCGACGTCGTGGCGGCCCGGATGAGGGAACGGCCGGTACGGATCGCGGCGGGAACCTCCTCGGTCACGGTGTCTGTTCTGTACCTGGTGGCACAGATGGTCGGCGCGGGCAGCCTGGTGGCGCTGCTGCTCGGGGGCACGAGCGACGCCGCGCGGGCCTGGACCGTCATCGGCGTGGGCGCACTCATGGTGGTCTATGTGTCGTTGGGAGGGATGCGCGCGACCACGTGGATCCAGATCGTCAAGGCCGTTCTGCTTCTCGGCGGCACCATCGCGCTGACGGTGCTCGTCCTGATGCGCTTTCACGGCGACCTGAACCGGCTGCTGCTCACGGCGGCCGAGCGCAGCGGGCACGGGGAGGCGTTTCTGGCGCCGGGGCTGAAGTACGGCGGGGACTGGACCGCCCGCTTCGACTTCATCAGTCTGGGGCTGGCTCTGGTGCTGGGCACGGCGGGGCTGCCGCACATCCTGTCGCGCTTCTACACCGTGCCCACCGCGCGCGCCGCCCGCCGCTCGGTCGTCTGGGCCGTCGGGCTCATCGGTGGCTTCTACCTCATGACGATCGTGCTCGGATTCGGTGCGGCCGCCGTCCTGGGCCCGGAGGCGGTGCGCGGGTCGAACGCGGCGGGGAACACGGCGGTTCCGCTGCTGGCGCTCGATCTGGGCGGTGGGGCGGGATCCACCGGCGGGACGGTCCTCTTCGCGATCGTCGCCGCGGTCGCCTTCGCCACGATCCTCGCCGTGGTCGCCGGCATCACGCTCGCGTCCTCGGCGTCCGTGGCCCACGACCTGTACGCGTCTGTGCGGCGCCGGGGCAGGAGGCCGCGCAGCGAGGTGGCGGTGGCCCGTGTCGCGGCCGTCGGCGTCGGCGTGGTGGCGATCGCCCTCGGTCTGCTGGCGCGGGACCTCAACGTGGCGTTCCTGGTGGGCCTGGCCTTCGCCGTCGCCGCGTCGGCGAACCTGCCGGTGCTGCTCTACTCCCTGTTCTGGCGCGGCTTCACCACTCGGGGCGCCGTGTGGGCCGTCTACGGCGGCCTGGCCCCGGCCGTGGTGCTCGTGGTGCTGTCACCGGTCGTCTCGGGCAGCCCGGACTCGCTGTTCCCGGGCATCGACTTCCAGTACTTCCCCCTGCAGAACCCGGGTCTGGTCTCGATCCCTCTGGGCTTCCTCGCGGGTTGGCTGGGCACGCTCACCTCGACGGAGGTCCCTGACGAGGCCAAGCACGCGGAGACCGAGGTGCGGTCGCTGACCGGGGCGGGAGCGGCGTAG